From one Sphingomonas sp. BT-65 genomic stretch:
- a CDS encoding host attachment family protein yields MQVPHNAFVVVADGRKMLFLRNEGDAVHPNLQVERKRVQANPANGEQKTDAPGRAFSSVGDGRSAYEEADFHQLEEDRFAADTADLLRARALNNDFESLIVIAPPRTLGELRRHYHKEVEERLAGEIDKDLTRHTIPEIEAALVAAG; encoded by the coding sequence ATGCAGGTTCCGCACAACGCCTTTGTCGTGGTCGCCGACGGCCGCAAGATGCTGTTCCTGAGGAACGAGGGCGATGCGGTGCATCCCAACCTCCAGGTCGAGCGCAAGCGCGTGCAGGCGAATCCGGCGAATGGCGAGCAGAAGACCGATGCTCCGGGGCGTGCCTTCTCGAGCGTCGGTGATGGCCGCAGCGCCTATGAGGAAGCCGACTTCCATCAGCTCGAGGAAGACCGGTTCGCGGCCGACACCGCGGACCTGCTCAGGGCGCGGGCGCTGAACAATGATTTCGAGTCGCTGATCGTCATTGCGCCGCCCAGGACGCTGGGCGAGCTGCGCCGGCACTATCACAAGGAGGTCGAGGAACGACTGGCGGGCGAGATCGACAAGGATCTCACCCGCCATACGATTCCGGAAATCGAAGCGGCGCTGGTCGCCGCCGGATAG
- the serS gene encoding serine--tRNA ligase: protein MHDIRLIRENPEAFDAALVRRGGEPESATLVALDEARRTLTTRQQEAQARRNDLSKQVGQAKAAKDEKRAQELMAEVANLKDELEALTLSQGAADEALKVALSAIPNLPAADVPDGVDEEENQLVHTVGTQPSFAFEPKEHDSFGPALGLDFETGALLSGARFTLVRGHAAKLARALGQFMLDTLTIEHGYEEVNPPLLVRDEAVYGTGQLPKFAEDLFRTTDGRWLIPTAEVSLTNIVREQILAADALPLRFTALTPCFRSEAGAAGRDTRGYIRQHQFDKVEMVSIVTPETSEAEHERMTACAEDVLTRLGLAFRRMKLCAGDMGFSAARTYDLEVWLPGQGRYREISSCSTCTDFQARRMNARYRAEGGKPAFVHTLNGSGLAVGRTLVAVLENYQQEDGSVAVPEVLQPYLRGLNRLEPA from the coding sequence ATGCACGACATCCGCCTGATCCGCGAAAATCCCGAAGCTTTCGATGCGGCGCTGGTCCGCCGGGGCGGCGAGCCGGAATCCGCCACTCTGGTCGCGCTCGACGAGGCGCGCCGCACGCTCACCACGCGCCAGCAGGAGGCGCAGGCCCGCCGCAACGACCTGTCGAAGCAGGTCGGCCAGGCCAAGGCCGCGAAGGACGAAAAGCGTGCGCAAGAGCTGATGGCCGAGGTCGCGAACCTCAAGGACGAGCTCGAAGCGCTCACCCTCTCGCAAGGGGCCGCGGACGAAGCGCTCAAGGTGGCGCTCTCCGCCATCCCTAACCTTCCCGCCGCGGATGTCCCCGACGGTGTGGACGAGGAAGAGAACCAGCTCGTCCACACCGTCGGCACCCAGCCCAGCTTTGCCTTCGAGCCGAAGGAACACGACAGCTTCGGCCCCGCGCTGGGCCTCGATTTCGAGACCGGTGCGCTACTCTCCGGCGCGCGCTTCACCCTCGTCCGCGGCCATGCGGCGAAGCTCGCCCGCGCGCTCGGCCAGTTCATGCTCGACACGCTGACGATCGAGCACGGCTATGAGGAGGTAAACCCGCCGCTGCTGGTGCGCGACGAGGCGGTCTACGGCACCGGCCAGCTGCCCAAGTTCGCCGAGGACCTGTTCCGCACTACCGACGGCCGCTGGCTGATCCCGACCGCCGAGGTCAGCCTCACCAACATCGTGCGCGAGCAGATCCTCGCCGCCGATGCGCTGCCGCTGCGCTTCACCGCGCTCACCCCCTGCTTCCGCTCGGAGGCGGGCGCCGCGGGGCGCGACACGCGCGGCTATATCCGCCAGCACCAGTTCGACAAGGTCGAGATGGTCTCGATCGTCACCCCCGAGACGTCCGAAGCGGAGCACGAGCGCATGACCGCCTGTGCCGAGGATGTGCTGACCCGGCTCGGCCTCGCCTTCCGCCGCATGAAGCTCTGCGCCGGCGACATGGGGTTCAGCGCCGCACGGACTTATGACCTCGAAGTGTGGCTGCCCGGTCAGGGCCGCTATCGCGAGATCTCGTCCTGCTCGACCTGCACCGACTTCCAGGCGCGCCGCATGAACGCGCGCTACCGGGCCGAGGGCGGCAAGCCCGCCTTCGTCCACACGCTCAACGGCTCGGGCCTCGCGGTCGGCCGCACGCTCGTCGCGGTGCTGGAGAACTACCAGCAGGAAGACGGCTCGGTCGCGGTGCCGGAGGTGCTCCAGCCCTATCTGCGCGGCCTCAACCGCCTTGAGCCGGCATGA
- the surE gene encoding 5'/3'-nucleotidase SurE yields MRILLTNDDGVHARGLEVLERIARTLSDDITIVAPLEEQSGKGRSLSLTEPVRLRKFGERRFAVTGTPTDAVMMALAQIMKDAKPDLVLSGVNRGANLAEDVSYSGTVSAAMEGALAGIRSIALSQRYADLAPGERVSFDAAEQWGERVLRPLLDADWAPRTLMNINFPPIPASEVAGIKPVNQGLRDYGRLKLDKRTDPRGFDYYWFGLGRVPYTPLADTDLEAIEQGYITVTPLHLDLTHRESLDMLARVYG; encoded by the coding sequence ATGAGAATCCTCCTCACCAACGACGACGGCGTCCACGCCCGCGGGCTCGAGGTGCTTGAGCGCATCGCCCGCACCCTCTCCGACGACATCACCATCGTCGCCCCGCTCGAGGAGCAGTCGGGCAAGGGCCGCTCGCTCTCGCTCACCGAGCCGGTGCGCCTGCGCAAGTTCGGCGAGCGCCGCTTCGCCGTCACCGGCACCCCGACCGACGCGGTGATGATGGCGCTGGCGCAGATCATGAAGGACGCCAAGCCTGACCTCGTCCTCTCCGGCGTCAATCGCGGCGCCAACCTCGCCGAGGACGTCAGCTACTCCGGCACCGTCTCCGCCGCGATGGAGGGTGCGCTCGCCGGCATCCGCTCGATCGCGCTGAGCCAGCGCTACGCCGACCTCGCGCCGGGCGAGCGCGTGAGCTTCGACGCCGCCGAGCAATGGGGCGAGCGCGTGCTGCGTCCCCTGCTCGACGCCGATTGGGCGCCGCGCACGCTGATGAACATCAACTTCCCGCCCATTCCGGCGAGCGAGGTCGCTGGGATCAAGCCGGTCAACCAGGGTCTGCGCGACTATGGCCGGCTCAAGCTCGACAAGCGCACCGACCCGCGCGGTTTCGACTATTACTGGTTTGGGCTCGGCCGCGTCCCCTACACGCCGCTCGCCGATACCGATCTCGAGGCGATCGAGCAGGGCTACATCACTGTAACCCCGCTGCATTTGGACCTGACGCATCGTGAATCGCTTGATATGCTGGCCCGCGTTTATGGTTAA
- a CDS encoding M23 family metallopeptidase, whose protein sequence is MIGMGDYCRGVAALALVALASGCVPQGSGPPLGRGYVHDPDPTATPRHETEVVALPAPPPAWEARPVTPDARTVAASVYVVRSGDTLRGIAIKTGAGSEAIARANAIPPPFTIRAGQRLSIPGGRYHLVREGETGIAIARAYGVAWDQIIAVNDLTEPYILRVGQRVLIPGAERPRTREERAAAFRIDIDDIMTGGQPAIAERTRPARATASSARVLPSTTPVAPPAALRGQFQWPVRGQIVRRFGPVASGERSDGLKIAVPHDTPVLAAADGTVAYVGSDIPSLGGLVILQHGGGWTTVYGHAGQLLVQRGQSVKRGQMIALSGDSGASRAQLHFEMRQGRTPVDPIPRLPARP, encoded by the coding sequence ATGATCGGGATGGGGGACTATTGCAGGGGAGTCGCTGCGCTGGCGCTGGTCGCGCTGGCCAGTGGGTGCGTCCCGCAGGGTAGCGGTCCGCCGCTCGGCCGCGGCTACGTGCACGATCCGGACCCGACGGCCACGCCGCGGCACGAGACGGAGGTCGTCGCCCTGCCCGCGCCGCCGCCCGCCTGGGAAGCGCGCCCGGTCACCCCCGATGCGCGCACAGTTGCTGCATCGGTTTATGTCGTGCGCTCGGGCGACACGCTGCGTGGCATCGCCATCAAGACCGGGGCCGGATCGGAAGCGATCGCGCGCGCTAACGCGATCCCGCCGCCCTTCACCATCCGCGCCGGCCAGCGCCTGTCGATCCCCGGCGGCCGCTATCATCTCGTGCGCGAAGGGGAGACAGGGATCGCCATCGCGCGCGCCTATGGCGTCGCCTGGGACCAGATCATCGCCGTCAACGACCTGACCGAGCCCTATATCCTGCGCGTCGGCCAGCGCGTGCTGATCCCCGGCGCCGAGCGCCCGCGCACGCGCGAGGAGCGCGCCGCCGCCTTCCGCATCGACATCGACGACATCATGACCGGCGGCCAGCCCGCGATCGCCGAGCGCACCCGCCCGGCCCGCGCCACCGCCTCGTCCGCCCGCGTCCTCCCCTCGACCACGCCGGTGGCGCCGCCCGCCGCGCTCAGGGGCCAGTTCCAATGGCCGGTACGCGGGCAGATCGTCCGCCGCTTCGGCCCGGTGGCGAGCGGCGAGCGCAGCGACGGGCTCAAGATCGCGGTGCCGCACGACACGCCCGTGCTCGCCGCCGCCGACGGCACCGTCGCCTATGTCGGCAGCGACATCCCCTCCTTGGGCGGACTCGTCATCCTCCAGCATGGCGGCGGCTGGACCACCGTCTACGGCCATGCCGGCCAGCTCCTCGTCCAGCGCGGCCAATCGGTGAAGCGCGGGCAGATGATCGCGCTCTCGGGCGACAGCGGTGCCAGCCGCGCGCAGCTGCATTTCGAGATGCGGCAGGGCCGAACGCCGGTCGATCCGATCCCGAGGCTTCCTGCCCGCCCTTAG
- a CDS encoding NADP-dependent oxidoreductase yields the protein MTAEMRALLLTRYGGPEAAELRSAARPIPGPGQLLVRVRAAGLNPVDFKTREGKLKVIQRYSLPVVMGNELAGVVEAMGAGVTRFAIGDRIFARVPKSSMGAFAEYAVLPEPVAAAIPPSLDFETAAGVPLAGLTALQALRDELDLRPGSRVFIPGGAGGVGTFAIQIAKWLGAEVTTTASLRGKALVERLGADVVIDYTAQDFADQVRDMDGVFDLVGGDTLAKSFGVVKPGAKVVSVAALPEPQTAFKDLNRGPALAALFWLASYTLRARARRHGATYRYLFMHPSGSELTELARLIEQGKLEPVIDRVFPFDQIGEAFAHLESGRAKGKVVVRIAD from the coding sequence ATGACGGCCGAGATGCGCGCGCTTCTGCTCACCCGCTATGGCGGCCCGGAAGCGGCCGAGCTGCGCTCCGCTGCCCGGCCCATTCCGGGTCCAGGTCAGCTGCTGGTCCGTGTCCGCGCCGCGGGCCTCAACCCGGTCGATTTCAAGACGCGCGAAGGCAAGCTCAAAGTCATTCAGCGCTATTCGCTGCCCGTCGTGATGGGCAACGAACTCGCTGGAGTGGTCGAGGCCATGGGCGCGGGCGTCACGCGCTTCGCCATCGGCGATCGCATCTTCGCGCGCGTGCCCAAGAGTTCGATGGGTGCCTTCGCCGAATATGCGGTTCTGCCTGAACCCGTAGCGGCGGCGATACCTCCTTCGCTGGATTTCGAAACTGCGGCGGGCGTCCCCCTCGCCGGTCTCACTGCGCTTCAGGCATTGCGCGACGAACTCGATCTCAGGCCTGGCAGCCGCGTGTTCATCCCCGGCGGTGCAGGCGGCGTCGGCACCTTCGCGATCCAGATCGCCAAATGGCTTGGCGCCGAAGTTACCACCACGGCGTCACTCCGCGGCAAAGCGCTGGTCGAGCGGCTCGGTGCCGATGTGGTGATCGACTATACGGCGCAGGATTTCGCCGATCAGGTCCGCGATATGGACGGCGTGTTCGACTTGGTCGGCGGTGACACGCTCGCGAAATCCTTCGGCGTGGTGAAGCCCGGCGCAAAGGTCGTCTCGGTCGCTGCCCTGCCTGAACCGCAGACCGCCTTCAAGGATCTGAACCGCGGCCCCGCCCTCGCCGCCCTATTCTGGTTGGCCAGCTACACCCTGCGCGCCCGTGCCCGCAGGCACGGCGCGACCTACCGCTACCTGTTCATGCACCCAAGCGGCAGCGAACTCACCGAACTCGCCCGGCTGATCGAGCAGGGCAAGCTCGAACCCGTCATCGACCGCGTCTTCCCCTTCGATCAGATCGGCGAGGCCTTCGCCCATCTCGAATCCGGCCGCGCCAAGGGCAAGGTCGTGGTGCGGATAGCGGATTGA
- a CDS encoding DUF1761 domain-containing protein, with the protein MGTEIHWLAVLAAAIAGFAVGALWYGPLFGKAWMAERGITQEDAAKANMPLIFGTAFVLNLIASFVLDHVLGTYGAPDLGLSVMIAGGIALGFIVTSLGVNYLFSRQSMRLFLIDAGYWLVIYCVMGVVLQLLR; encoded by the coding sequence ATGGGAACGGAGATACACTGGCTCGCGGTGTTGGCGGCGGCGATCGCGGGGTTTGCGGTCGGTGCGCTGTGGTATGGGCCGCTGTTCGGCAAGGCATGGATGGCCGAGCGCGGCATCACGCAGGAAGATGCGGCGAAGGCCAATATGCCGCTGATCTTCGGTACGGCATTCGTGCTCAACCTGATCGCGTCCTTCGTGCTCGATCATGTGCTGGGGACCTATGGCGCCCCCGACCTGGGCCTCAGCGTGATGATCGCGGGCGGGATCGCGCTCGGCTTCATCGTGACATCGCTCGGCGTGAACTATCTGTTCTCGCGGCAGTCGATGCGGCTGTTCCTGATCGACGCCGGCTATTGGCTGGTGATCTATTGCGTGATGGGCGTGGTGCTTCAGCTTCTCCGCTAG
- a CDS encoding DUF1980 domain-containing protein: MRFQNLQRCSVVLFPLFTGLAVPAAAQDSSAMDMTGMGIYAMEDSVTEAAKETVSSTRRGGTRGVPAPAVQLTYKPSIERRRANFAQFVEKSRRKDPKGAAMLEKEFASVDVIAKMGRALSAYGMRTDNIADAYAIWWLNAWLASRQRNDTPPANQIAAVRAQAARAMASVPEMATASDAAKQEMAEAHLIQAALIGSHMDQAEGKPAMLRQLAAAVRQGARASGLDLNAMELTDNGFVPLAPR; encoded by the coding sequence ATGCGATTCCAGAACCTCCAACGCTGCTCGGTCGTGCTCTTCCCGTTGTTCACCGGGCTCGCGGTTCCGGCCGCGGCGCAGGATTCAAGCGCGATGGATATGACCGGAATGGGTATCTACGCGATGGAGGACAGCGTGACGGAGGCCGCCAAGGAGACGGTCTCGTCCACCCGGCGCGGGGGTACGCGCGGGGTCCCCGCGCCGGCGGTGCAGTTGACCTACAAGCCGTCGATCGAGCGGCGCCGCGCCAATTTCGCGCAGTTCGTGGAAAAGTCGCGCAGGAAGGATCCCAAGGGCGCGGCGATGCTCGAGAAGGAGTTCGCCTCCGTCGATGTGATCGCAAAGATGGGCCGGGCGCTCTCCGCTTATGGCATGCGGACCGACAACATCGCCGATGCCTATGCGATCTGGTGGCTCAACGCCTGGCTTGCCTCACGCCAACGCAACGACACGCCACCGGCCAACCAGATCGCCGCGGTGCGCGCCCAAGCCGCGCGTGCGATGGCATCGGTCCCCGAAATGGCGACTGCGAGCGATGCCGCAAAGCAGGAGATGGCCGAGGCCCATCTGATCCAGGCAGCGCTGATCGGTTCCCATATGGATCAAGCAGAAGGCAAGCCGGCGATGCTTCGCCAGCTTGCCGCAGCGGTGCGCCAGGGCGCACGCGCTTCGGGACTTGATCTCAATGCAATGGAGCTCACCGACAACGGCTTCGTGCCCCTCGCCCCGCGGTGA
- the rimO gene encoding 30S ribosomal protein S12 methylthiotransferase RimO yields the protein MATRLPEAPKVGMVSLGCPKNLVDSERILTKLRSDGYAMSADYVGADVVLVNTCGFLDSAKEESLEAIGEAIAENGRVIVTGCMGKEAEVIRARFPNVLAVTGAHQYEEVVGAVHDAAPMPPNAFLNLVPDSGLKLTPRHYSYLKISEGCNHRCSFCIIPSLRGDLVSRRPDAILREAEKLVEAGTKELLVISQDTSAYGVDIRREPRMWKGAEVVPHMTDLARELGRIAPWVRLHYVYPYPHVDQVIPLMAEGLILPYLDIPFQHASPAVLRTMKRPANEAKVLERLRNWRSIAPDITIRSTFVVGFPGETEADFQYLLDWLDEAQLDRVGAFRFEPVEGAAANDLPGAVPEEVKEERYARIMEKTAAISAAKLQAKVGRTLEVIVDEVEDEGANARSQADAPEIDGQVFLRDAGHLKQGDIVRVRVEDADDHDLYGVPVT from the coding sequence ATGGCAACGCGACTCCCCGAAGCCCCCAAGGTGGGCATGGTGTCGCTCGGCTGTCCCAAGAATCTGGTCGACTCCGAGCGTATCCTGACCAAGCTCCGTTCCGACGGCTATGCCATGTCGGCCGACTATGTCGGTGCCGACGTGGTGCTGGTCAACACCTGCGGCTTCCTCGACAGCGCCAAGGAAGAGAGCCTTGAGGCGATCGGCGAGGCGATCGCAGAGAATGGCCGCGTCATCGTCACCGGCTGCATGGGCAAGGAAGCGGAGGTGATCCGCGCCCGCTTTCCCAATGTCTTGGCGGTCACAGGTGCGCATCAGTATGAGGAAGTCGTTGGTGCCGTCCACGACGCCGCGCCGATGCCGCCCAACGCCTTCCTCAACCTGGTGCCCGACAGCGGCCTCAAGCTCACCCCACGCCACTACAGCTATCTGAAGATCTCGGAGGGCTGCAATCACCGTTGCTCCTTCTGCATCATCCCCAGCCTGCGCGGCGACCTCGTCAGCCGCCGCCCCGACGCGATCCTGCGCGAGGCCGAGAAGCTGGTCGAAGCGGGCACCAAGGAGTTGCTGGTGATCAGCCAGGACACCTCGGCCTATGGCGTCGACATCCGCAGGGAGCCGCGGATGTGGAAGGGCGCGGAAGTGGTCCCGCACATGACTGATCTCGCTCGCGAGCTGGGCAGGATCGCCCCCTGGGTGCGGCTCCACTATGTCTACCCTTACCCGCATGTCGACCAAGTCATCCCGCTGATGGCCGAGGGGCTGATCCTCCCCTATCTCGACATCCCCTTCCAGCACGCCAGCCCCGCGGTTCTGCGCACCATGAAGCGCCCAGCGAACGAGGCGAAGGTGCTGGAGCGCTTGCGCAACTGGCGCAGCATCGCGCCCGACATCACGATCCGCTCGACCTTCGTCGTCGGCTTCCCCGGCGAGACCGAGGCGGATTTCCAATATCTCCTCGACTGGCTCGACGAGGCCCAGCTCGACCGCGTCGGCGCCTTCCGCTTCGAGCCGGTCGAGGGTGCGGCCGCCAACGACCTGCCCGGCGCTGTGCCGGAAGAGGTCAAGGAAGAGCGCTACGCCCGCATCATGGAAAAGACCGCCGCGATCAGCGCGGCCAAGCTTCAGGCCAAGGTCGGCCGTACGCTCGAGGTGATCGTCGACGAGGTCGAGGATGAGGGCGCCAACGCCCGGTCGCAGGCCGACGCGCCGGAGATCGACGGCCAGGTATTCCTGCGCGACGCCGGCCACTTGAAGCAGGGCGATATCGTCCGCGTGCGGGTCGAGGACGCCGACGATCACGATCTCTACGGAGTCCCCGTGACCTGA